From Alphaproteobacteria bacterium, the proteins below share one genomic window:
- a CDS encoding tripartite tricarboxylate transporter substrate binding protein, with the protein MTLSRRTLVQAAAGAVVAARAASAQAPWPTRAVSLMVGYPPGGTTDIIARGIADHLSKSFGQSVLVENKAGATGMIAAQLVVKAPPDGHQLLMLAGPNFVDKPPVDTYTAFTPITLLAKGATMFAVPAGSPWTTLKQVLDEAKAKPGTVNYATSGIGTGQHLFAELVAHQAGVTLNHIPYKGGGQAVTDLVAGQVPFAMLGVSPLLPHIKAGRLRGLAVSTRQRLAALPDVPSIAEASGIADYDTFQWFALVAPPGTPTAVVDRINRETRAALALPAIRQAFATAAIEPAPSSPAELGAFLKAQNERWNDIAKKRGITSG; encoded by the coding sequence ATGACTCTGTCACGCCGGACGCTCGTCCAGGCCGCTGCGGGGGCCGTCGTCGCCGCTCGCGCCGCCAGCGCGCAGGCGCCGTGGCCGACGCGCGCCGTGTCGCTGATGGTGGGCTACCCGCCCGGCGGCACGACCGACATCATCGCCCGCGGCATCGCCGATCACCTGTCCAAGTCGTTCGGCCAGTCGGTGCTGGTCGAGAACAAGGCGGGCGCCACCGGCATGATCGCCGCCCAGCTCGTGGTCAAGGCGCCGCCCGACGGGCATCAGCTGCTGATGCTGGCGGGTCCGAACTTCGTCGACAAGCCGCCGGTCGACACCTACACCGCCTTCACGCCGATCACGCTGCTGGCCAAGGGCGCCACCATGTTCGCGGTGCCGGCGGGCTCGCCGTGGACGACGCTCAAGCAGGTGCTCGACGAGGCCAAGGCAAAGCCCGGCACGGTAAACTATGCGACATCGGGCATCGGCACCGGCCAGCATCTCTTCGCCGAGCTGGTGGCGCACCAGGCGGGCGTCACGCTCAACCACATCCCCTACAAGGGCGGCGGTCAGGCGGTCACCGATCTGGTGGCGGGCCAGGTGCCGTTCGCGATGCTGGGCGTGTCGCCGCTGCTACCGCACATCAAGGCCGGCCGCCTGCGCGGGCTGGCGGTATCGACCAGGCAGCGGCTGGCAGCCCTGCCCGATGTGCCCTCGATCGCCGAGGCCAGCGGCATCGCCGACTACGACACGTTCCAGTGGTTCGCGCTGGTGGCGCCGCCCGGCACGCCGACCGCGGTCGTCGATCGCATCAACCGCGAGACTCGCGCGGCACTGGCGCTGCCGGCGATCCGCCAGGCCTTCGCCACCGCCGCGATCGAGCCGGCGCCGAGCAGCCCGGCGGAGCTGGGTGCGTTCCTGAAGGCACAGAACGAGCGCTGGAACGACATCGCGAAGAAGCGCGGGATCACCAGCGGCTGA